Proteins found in one Mucilaginibacter gracilis genomic segment:
- a CDS encoding TonB-dependent receptor, which translates to MKKLYLLALTLVILGITGVANAQITSAIISGKIVDQKGQTIPGASIVAVNTSTGTKYGTQSNADGRYSIPNVNPGGPYTISASFIGFKKEERTNITLTLGGVTFNFKLTDASTELKAVNITGTPTKNGAGTNVSQAQIRRLPSINRSLQDVTRITPQSANNSFQGTNFRYNNITLDGAINNDAIGFSPSLGGQTNQSGSVGSSTRTSPVSLDAIQDVQVFVAPFDIKIGNVLGGSINAVTRSGTNTVTGSVYGYGRGAFMVGPNNAPANVGGDGAKEPNDFHDYNTGFRLGFPIIKDKLFFFTNEEISRRRDPVISGAGTSGSAAILSLQDAKDLTAAFKAYTTDAAHPNGIDPGTYDNTSIYSNSNKYFNRLDWNINDKNQLTLRNNTITSTATNLERDNANFRFSGIDYTSHNNSTSFVAELKSRLSNNVNNNLLLGYSNVHDYRDPNSDPSLPQLEITGRTPGTTIFMGTDREASIFDMHQKVMEFTDNLTVTKGINTFTFGTHNEFYDITYNFVNSWNGRIAFGSIDKFTGLNGATFGPSRVRTNYYYTDYSANDRATILANPSAKFNVNLLSAYAQDEIQASDNLKITAGIRLDYAGVPTKQPLADRTTSAAVDVNYGNTFTYTKPADIKNNYLNDVQINPRISFNYDPNGDQSVIIRGGTGTFTGRVPFAWFGYAFYNNGKTFGAYDTSTGYSTYTPNQLLGSSANGRLGFVQGQVYTAATAGTNTSLIGQPINTTSTGATQVDLIDNNFKMPKVWRTNLAFDVKTPDQWKFTLEGIYTDVIRDLKFQQVNTVDKVAYYPYDVNHIQPIFVNQKVSSNFTNAYELSNTNQGYRYSITGQAAKSFPFGLDANVAYTYGQSKDVTNGIRNSMESNWQLNQAANPNNPQAAYSNFDIRHRIVSTVNYRLAYGKDKSLVSNFTFFLSAQSGNPYTYGFYNKAIDGTGQQVNVAYIPKVGETINLFSTTPNSPSLAEETQAAAFDQYINSNPYLSSRRGQFTERNAARTPWNTDLDFRFTQDFNVGAKHKQVITITYDIINLTNLLNKDWGHYYFSSNTFNSTASVGLAQKVTPSFANVSTTNPTYTWTDPGTPYQVDLFQSRYQMQLGVRYTF; encoded by the coding sequence TTTGGGCGGTGTAACTTTCAACTTTAAACTAACAGATGCTTCAACCGAGTTAAAAGCAGTTAATATTACCGGTACGCCAACCAAAAACGGCGCAGGTACCAATGTTAGCCAGGCCCAAATTCGCAGGTTGCCATCTATCAACCGCAGCTTGCAGGATGTTACCCGCATCACACCGCAAAGCGCAAACAACTCTTTTCAAGGTACCAACTTTCGTTATAATAACATAACGCTTGATGGTGCTATTAATAACGATGCTATTGGTTTTAGCCCTTCATTAGGTGGCCAAACTAACCAAAGCGGTTCGGTAGGTAGCAGTACACGTACAAGCCCGGTATCATTAGATGCTATTCAGGATGTACAGGTATTTGTTGCCCCTTTTGATATTAAAATTGGTAACGTATTAGGTGGTAGCATTAACGCGGTAACCCGTAGCGGTACAAACACAGTTACCGGTTCGGTTTACGGTTATGGTCGTGGTGCTTTTATGGTTGGCCCAAACAACGCTCCAGCCAATGTTGGTGGCGACGGTGCTAAAGAACCAAACGATTTTCATGATTATAACACCGGTTTCCGTTTAGGTTTTCCTATTATAAAAGACAAATTGTTCTTCTTTACCAACGAAGAAATTTCGCGCCGCCGCGATCCTGTTATCAGCGGCGCAGGTACTTCCGGTTCGGCAGCTATCCTTTCTTTACAGGATGCTAAAGACCTTACAGCGGCATTTAAAGCTTACACAACCGATGCTGCACATCCAAACGGCATCGACCCAGGTACTTACGATAATACTTCCATCTACTCAAACTCAAACAAGTATTTTAACCGTTTAGATTGGAATATTAACGATAAAAACCAGTTAACTTTACGTAACAACACTATTACCTCAACAGCTACTAACTTAGAGCGCGATAACGCTAACTTCCGCTTTAGTGGTATTGACTATACTTCGCATAACAATTCAACATCGTTTGTTGCCGAGTTAAAATCAAGGTTATCAAATAACGTAAACAACAACTTGTTACTTGGTTATTCAAATGTTCACGATTACCGCGATCCTAATTCTGATCCTTCATTACCGCAACTTGAAATTACAGGCCGCACCCCGGGAACTACCATTTTTATGGGTACCGACCGTGAAGCCTCTATTTTTGATATGCACCAAAAAGTAATGGAGTTTACCGATAACTTAACCGTAACAAAAGGCATAAATACCTTTACATTTGGTACCCACAACGAGTTTTACGATATTACATATAATTTTGTAAACTCCTGGAATGGCCGTATTGCTTTTGGAAGTATTGATAAATTTACCGGTCTTAACGGTGCTACTTTCGGTCCATCGCGTGTGAGGACAAATTATTACTATACCGATTATTCGGCTAACGACCGTGCTACCATTTTGGCTAACCCTTCGGCCAAATTTAATGTTAACTTGCTAAGCGCTTACGCTCAGGATGAGATACAAGCTTCTGATAATTTAAAAATCACAGCAGGTATTCGCTTAGATTATGCCGGTGTACCAACCAAGCAACCATTGGCAGATAGAACAACCAGTGCAGCAGTTGATGTTAACTACGGTAATACTTTTACATATACTAAGCCTGCAGATATCAAAAACAATTATTTAAATGATGTGCAGATCAATCCACGTATATCTTTTAACTACGATCCAAATGGCGATCAAAGTGTAATAATACGCGGCGGTACAGGTACCTTTACAGGTCGTGTTCCATTTGCATGGTTTGGTTATGCGTTCTATAACAATGGTAAAACTTTTGGTGCTTATGATACATCAACAGGATACTCCACATATACGCCAAATCAATTGTTAGGTTCTTCGGCAAATGGTAGGTTAGGGTTTGTTCAGGGTCAGGTTTATACTGCTGCTACAGCAGGTACTAATACATCTCTCATCGGTCAGCCTATCAACACTACATCTACAGGTGCTACACAGGTTGACTTAATTGACAATAACTTTAAAATGCCAAAAGTTTGGAGAACAAACTTAGCTTTTGATGTTAAAACTCCCGATCAGTGGAAATTTACATTAGAAGGTATTTATACCGATGTTATCCGCGATTTAAAATTTCAACAAGTTAATACTGTAGATAAAGTTGCCTACTATCCTTACGATGTTAACCACATACAGCCTATATTTGTTAACCAAAAGGTTTCATCTAACTTTACCAACGCTTACGAGTTATCAAACACTAACCAAGGTTACCGTTACAGCATTACTGGTCAGGCTGCTAAATCATTCCCTTTCGGTTTAGATGCTAACGTGGCCTATACCTACGGCCAATCTAAAGATGTTACCAACGGTATCCGTAACTCAATGGAATCCAACTGGCAGTTAAACCAGGCAGCTAATCCAAATAACCCACAAGCTGCTTACTCTAACTTTGATATCCGTCACCGCATCGTTTCAACGGTTAATTACAGGTTAGCTTACGGAAAAGATAAAAGCCTGGTATCAAACTTTACTTTCTTCCTGAGTGCGCAATCGGGTAATCCATATACTTATGGTTTCTACAACAAGGCAATTGATGGCACCGGTCAACAAGTTAACGTTGCTTACATACCTAAAGTAGGCGAAACTATCAATTTGTTCAGCACTACTCCAAACAGTCCTTCATTAGCCGAAGAAACACAAGCTGCTGCATTCGATCAATACATCAACAGCAACCCATATTTAAGCTCACGCCGCGGTCAATTCACCGAGCGTAACGCTGCCCGCACACCGTGGAATACTGATCTTGATTTCCGTTTCACTCAGGATTTTAACGTAGGTGCTAAACACAAACAAGTTATCACCATTACTTACGATATTATTAACTTAACCAACCTGTTGAACAAAGATTGGGGACATTATTACTTCTCATCAAACACTTTCAATTCAACAGCTAGTGTGGGTTTAGCACAAAAAGTTACACCATCGTTTGCAAACGTATCTACAACAAACCCAACCTACACCTGGACCGATCCGGGAACACCTTATCAAGTTGATTTGTTCCAATCGCGTTACCAAATGCAATTGGGAGTGCGTTACACCTTCTAA
- a CDS encoding IS982 family transposase, translating into MIDYDKITDIFCIVDGFCKDFDATTQPFLLGKPSKRPPTMSKSEIISICMLFHLSGFRCFKHFYIFYLQRHMQREFPNTVSYNRFVELSQSVLMPMSIFLKTCCLGLCTGISFVDSTPIRVCHTKRIKRNKVFKGIAEVGKSTMGWFYGFKLHIVLSDKGEILNFAITQANVDDREPLKNEAFLKAVFGKLFADKGYISEKLTKILFVGDIHLITNIRNNMKNSLMTMNDKIMLRKRSVIETVNDELKNICQIEHSRHRSFTNFIVNIVSGLIAYSFLPKKPSISYQQNRSNQILAF; encoded by the coding sequence ATGATTGACTACGATAAAATTACTGATATTTTTTGTATTGTTGACGGGTTTTGCAAGGACTTTGATGCCACTACCCAACCATTCCTGTTAGGAAAGCCATCTAAACGTCCTCCAACCATGTCTAAAAGCGAGATCATATCCATTTGTATGCTTTTTCATTTAAGCGGCTTTCGCTGTTTTAAACACTTCTATATCTTCTATCTGCAAAGGCACATGCAGCGTGAATTTCCTAACACCGTATCCTACAATCGCTTTGTAGAACTTAGCCAAAGTGTCCTCATGCCTATGTCTATCTTTCTCAAAACCTGTTGTTTAGGCTTATGTACTGGTATTTCGTTCGTTGATTCTACACCGATAAGGGTATGCCATACCAAACGGATTAAAAGAAATAAGGTATTTAAAGGCATTGCCGAAGTAGGCAAATCAACCATGGGCTGGTTTTATGGCTTTAAGCTCCATATCGTCCTTAGCGACAAGGGTGAAATACTCAACTTCGCTATTACACAGGCCAACGTAGATGACCGGGAACCACTTAAAAACGAAGCTTTCCTGAAAGCCGTTTTTGGCAAACTGTTTGCCGACAAAGGCTATATATCAGAAAAACTGACCAAAATATTGTTTGTTGGTGATATACACCTCATAACCAATATCCGTAACAATATGAAAAACAGCCTGATGACCATGAACGACAAAATCATGCTCCGCAAGAGATCGGTCATAGAGACTGTTAATGATGAACTCAAAAACATCTGCCAGATCGAACATTCAAGACACCGATCCTTTACCAACTTTATCGTTAATATCGTATCTGGATTGATCGCATACTCATTTCTCCCTAAAAAACCTTCCATATCCTACCAACAAAATCGATCTAATCAAATTCTTGCTTTCTGA
- a CDS encoding lysophospholipid acyltransferase family protein gives MKIITREEFAKATKIDKLHMPGLAALLMEIMKINQVNNLFAQAQPKQGPDFVDAILEGCGIDIEFDEADLKNIPTNGAFIAIANHPYGGIEGMVLLKILCMVRPDAKLMANFLLKKIPNLSDYFIAVNPFENVEHSSSISGIKNTLELLNGGTPIGIFPAGEVSTYQFEAHQVTDRLWHPVVGKIISRANVPVVPIYFHGNNGLLFNLLSLIHPTLRTAKLPSELFNKHGHTIKLRIGKPIDVTDIKRYGNNTTRLLNFLRAKTYALGAGLDEQKRIFKPRSLFKIKKRPKAIALAINTGVLEAEVSALHDEYLVWTEKNYQVFISPTSAIPHVILEIGRLREITFREVGEGSNKSIDLDEYDIYYHHLFIWDTKAKLIVGAYRIGMGDEIFYSMGKRGFYTAELFKIKSQFTPVLKKSLELGRSFIRKEYQQKPLPLFLLWKGILKYLIDKPRYRYLIGPVSISNSFSQFSKSLIVDYINRNHFDYEMAEYVKPRKKFKVDFSSIDTDVLLQGDETFKSLDALISEIETRHMKVPVLLRQYIALNGKIICFNIDPKFADCLDGFLVLDLEKVPHEMLEKLGKNL, from the coding sequence ATGAAGATAATTACCAGAGAAGAATTTGCAAAAGCTACCAAGATAGATAAACTGCATATGCCCGGCCTTGCGGCATTGTTAATGGAGATTATGAAGATAAACCAGGTTAACAATTTATTTGCGCAGGCACAGCCCAAACAAGGCCCTGATTTTGTGGATGCTATTTTAGAAGGCTGTGGTATTGATATTGAATTTGATGAGGCCGATTTAAAAAACATACCTACCAACGGTGCCTTTATTGCCATAGCAAACCACCCTTACGGCGGCATTGAGGGCATGGTACTGCTTAAAATACTTTGCATGGTAAGGCCCGACGCTAAGCTGATGGCCAACTTTTTGCTTAAAAAGATACCTAACCTGAGTGATTATTTTATAGCGGTTAACCCTTTTGAGAATGTTGAACATTCATCAAGCATAAGCGGAATAAAGAATACCCTTGAATTATTGAACGGCGGTACACCTATCGGGATATTTCCGGCTGGTGAGGTATCAACCTACCAGTTTGAGGCCCACCAGGTAACCGATAGGCTTTGGCACCCGGTGGTGGGTAAAATTATATCGCGCGCCAATGTGCCGGTGGTGCCCATTTACTTCCACGGCAATAATGGTTTGCTGTTTAATTTATTGAGTTTAATTCATCCAACACTGCGCACGGCCAAGCTACCATCGGAGTTGTTTAACAAGCATGGGCATACCATAAAACTGCGCATTGGTAAACCTATTGATGTTACCGATATTAAACGTTACGGTAATAATACTACCCGCCTGCTCAACTTTTTACGCGCCAAAACCTATGCGCTGGGCGCCGGCTTAGATGAACAGAAAAGGATTTTTAAACCACGCAGTTTGTTTAAAATTAAAAAGCGGCCAAAAGCCATTGCACTCGCTATCAACACAGGGGTTTTGGAGGCCGAGGTTAGCGCATTGCATGATGAATACCTGGTTTGGACCGAAAAAAATTATCAGGTTTTTATATCGCCTACATCGGCCATACCTCATGTTATACTCGAGATTGGCCGCCTGCGCGAAATTACCTTTAGGGAGGTTGGCGAAGGCAGCAACAAAAGCATCGACCTGGATGAATACGATATTTACTACCACCACTTGTTTATCTGGGACACCAAAGCTAAACTGATTGTTGGGGCGTACCGAATTGGTATGGGCGATGAGATTTTTTACAGTATGGGCAAACGCGGCTTTTATACAGCCGAATTATTCAAAATAAAAAGTCAGTTTACCCCGGTATTAAAAAAGAGCCTCGAACTGGGCCGCTCGTTTATCCGGAAGGAATATCAGCAAAAACCGCTTCCTTTATTTTTGTTGTGGAAAGGCATTTTAAAATACCTGATAGATAAGCCTCGTTACCGTTACCTTATTGGCCCGGTTAGCATTAGCAACAGCTTTTCGCAGTTCAGCAAATCGCTCATTGTTGATTACATTAACCGTAACCACTTTGATTATGAGATGGCCGAATATGTAAAGCCCCGCAAAAAATTCAAGGTTGATTTTTCGAGCATTGATACTGATGTGCTGCTACAGGGTGATGAAACCTTTAAAAGCTTGGATGCCTTAATATCCGAAATAGAAACGCGCCACATGAAGGTACCTGTGCTGCTGCGCCAGTACATAGCTCTGAACGGCAAGATTATCTGCTTCAACATTGACCCCAAATTTGCGGATTGCCTGGACGGTTTTTTGGTACTGGACCTGGAAAAAGTGCCGCACGAAATGCTGGAAAAGCTGGGGAAAAACTTGTAA
- a CDS encoding ComEA family DNA-binding protein, which produces MIRAFKNYFAITKKEWNGMVVLMLIIALVLVIPFILPYFHQDKPMDVTGFKKALAQLKSAKGGNPNGTSVFNSDDDKKDPHPILFKFNPNGLADEQWKKLGLSQHQINGIKNYEAKGGHFYTRADVKKMYTITADDYTRIEAYIDLPAGETFAKKGDIIIEINTADSAHLTQLRGIGPSFAARIVSYRRQLGGFAYKGQLKEVYGIDSAKYNQLAKQITVNPKKIVKIDINHVVVDDLRRFPYLNFKQMNAIVEYRKQHGNYQSITDLHDIALLDDEILRKIAPYLKFK; this is translated from the coding sequence ATGATACGCGCTTTTAAAAATTACTTTGCAATAACTAAAAAAGAATGGAACGGTATGGTAGTACTAATGCTCATTATTGCATTGGTGCTTGTTATACCTTTTATATTACCCTATTTCCATCAGGATAAACCAATGGATGTAACAGGTTTTAAAAAGGCCCTGGCCCAGCTCAAATCTGCCAAAGGCGGCAATCCAAACGGCACTTCCGTTTTTAATAGCGATGACGATAAAAAAGACCCTCATCCCATTCTGTTCAAATTTAACCCCAATGGTTTGGCCGATGAACAATGGAAAAAGCTAGGCCTAAGCCAACACCAAATAAATGGCATCAAAAACTACGAAGCCAAGGGTGGGCATTTTTATACCCGTGCCGATGTAAAAAAAATGTACACCATTACTGCCGATGACTATACCCGCATCGAAGCCTATATTGATTTACCAGCAGGCGAAACCTTTGCTAAAAAAGGCGATATAATTATAGAGATCAATACAGCCGATTCGGCTCATTTAACCCAGCTAAGAGGGATAGGGCCATCCTTTGCGGCGCGCATTGTAAGTTATCGAAGGCAATTGGGCGGCTTTGCTTATAAAGGGCAATTGAAAGAAGTATACGGTATCGATTCGGCAAAATACAATCAACTGGCCAAACAAATAACCGTTAACCCTAAAAAGATCGTTAAAATTGACATCAATCACGTTGTGGTTGACGATCTGCGCCGGTTCCCCTATCTCAACTTTAAACAAATGAACGCCATTGTTGAATACCGGAAGCAACATGGTAATTACCAATCGATAACCGATTTACACGATATTGCTCTTCTCGATGATGAAATTTTGCGTAAAATTGCGCCCTATTTAAAATTCAAATGA
- a CDS encoding adenine phosphoribosyltransferase: MIEQKIKAAIRDVHDFPKPGIIFKDVTTILQDHQLCQEILDAFVERAQGMHIDAVAGVESRGFLFGLMIAMKLGVPFIPVRKAGKLPFTVKRKVYELEYGTATIELHTDAFTPGSNVLIHDDLLATGGTVTATSELIKEMGGHIAGFSFVVGLSFLKGEEKISPISDNIVVLANY; the protein is encoded by the coding sequence ATGATAGAACAAAAAATTAAAGCTGCCATCCGCGATGTTCACGATTTTCCAAAGCCTGGCATTATATTTAAAGATGTAACCACCATACTGCAAGACCATCAGCTTTGTCAGGAAATTTTGGATGCTTTTGTTGAACGCGCCCAGGGAATGCATATTGATGCCGTTGCCGGAGTTGAGAGCCGCGGCTTTTTATTCGGGTTAATGATAGCCATGAAACTGGGCGTGCCTTTTATTCCGGTACGCAAAGCCGGTAAGCTTCCGTTTACCGTTAAACGTAAAGTTTACGAATTGGAATACGGAACCGCTACTATCGAACTGCATACCGATGCTTTTACCCCTGGCAGCAATGTTTTAATTCACGATGATTTGTTAGCTACCGGCGGCACGGTTACCGCAACCAGCGAACTCATTAAAGAGATGGGCGGCCACATTGCCGGGTTTTCGTTTGTGGTAGGGTTAAGTTTCCTGAAAGGGGAGGAGAAGATAAGCCCCATATCAGATAATATAGTGGTGCTGGCCAACTATTAA
- a CDS encoding acyl-CoA dehydrogenase — protein MNTLIAETASGFNFSTTENQQMVARMVKDFAEKHIRPNVMQWDEDQYFPVELFKKLGQLGLMGVLVPEEFGGSGFGYHEYVTVIVEIAKVCGSIGLSVAAHNSLCTGHILAFGNDEQKHRWLPKLATAEWIGAWGLTEANTGSDALGMNTTAVLDGDHYLINGSKNWITHGKSGNIAVVMVRTGQKGDSHGISAIVIEKGTPGFTHGKKENKLGMRASETTELIFDNCRVPKQNLLGIEGEGFKQAMKVLDGGRISIAALSLGIAKGAFEAAVKYAKERHQFGQPIANFQGISFKLADMATEIEAAELLIMQAADLKNRHLPVTKQSAMAKYYASEVAVKAANEAVQIFGGYGYTKDFPVEKYYRDAKLCTIGEGTSEIQKIVIAREVLK, from the coding sequence ATGAATACTTTAATTGCCGAAACCGCTTCAGGATTTAATTTTTCCACCACCGAGAACCAACAAATGGTAGCCCGGATGGTGAAAGATTTTGCCGAAAAGCACATACGCCCCAACGTAATGCAGTGGGACGAAGATCAATACTTTCCCGTTGAGCTTTTTAAAAAATTGGGCCAATTGGGCTTAATGGGCGTTTTAGTTCCCGAAGAATTTGGCGGTTCGGGCTTTGGTTACCACGAGTATGTTACCGTTATTGTTGAGATAGCCAAGGTTTGCGGCTCCATAGGTTTATCGGTTGCGGCGCACAATTCGTTGTGTACCGGGCATATTTTAGCTTTTGGTAACGATGAGCAAAAGCATAGGTGGTTACCAAAACTGGCCACTGCCGAGTGGATTGGTGCCTGGGGCCTCACCGAAGCTAATACAGGCTCGGATGCTTTGGGTATGAATACTACGGCTGTTTTAGATGGCGACCATTACCTTATTAATGGTTCAAAAAACTGGATCACCCACGGCAAATCCGGCAATATTGCAGTTGTAATGGTACGCACAGGCCAAAAAGGCGATTCGCACGGCATATCGGCCATCGTGATAGAAAAAGGTACACCCGGTTTCACCCACGGCAAAAAGGAGAATAAACTGGGGATGCGCGCATCCGAAACTACCGAACTTATTTTTGATAACTGCCGCGTACCCAAACAAAACCTGTTGGGCATTGAGGGCGAAGGCTTTAAACAAGCCATGAAAGTGTTAGACGGGGGGCGCATTTCTATCGCTGCGCTATCATTAGGTATAGCCAAAGGTGCTTTTGAGGCTGCCGTAAAATACGCCAAAGAGCGGCACCAGTTTGGGCAACCCATAGCTAACTTCCAGGGCATATCATTCAAACTGGCTGATATGGCTACCGAAATAGAAGCCGCCGAATTACTGATTATGCAGGCCGCCGATTTAAAAAATCGCCATTTGCCGGTAACCAAGCAATCGGCCATGGCTAAATACTACGCATCAGAGGTTGCCGTAAAGGCCGCCAACGAAGCCGTACAGATATTTGGCGGCTACGGCTACACCAAAGATTTTCCGGTTGAGAAATACTACCGCGATGCCAAATTATGCACCATTGGCGAAGGCACATCCGAGATACAAAAGATTGTAATAGCAAGGGAGGTGTTGAAGTAG
- the rpsU gene encoding 30S ribosomal protein S21: MIIINIKDGESLDKALKRFKKKFEKTGVLRELRSRQAYEKKSVTRRTEIKHAIYKQNMNAETV; encoded by the coding sequence ATGATCATTATCAACATTAAAGACGGCGAATCATTAGATAAAGCACTGAAACGCTTTAAAAAGAAATTCGAAAAAACCGGAGTATTAAGAGAATTGCGTAGCCGTCAGGCATACGAGAAAAAGTCTGTTACCCGCAGAACTGAAATCAAGCACGCAATTTACAAACAAAACATGAAC